In Deltaproteobacteria bacterium, a single genomic region encodes these proteins:
- the icd gene encoding NADP-dependent isocitrate dehydrogenase — MADYLHVKVPEQGEKVTLSDGKLQVPDNPVIPFIEGDGIGVDIWAAAVRVLDGAVAKAYGGKKEISWMEVYAGEKAEAVYGDDCPPSLLPQETVDVIREYLVAIKGPLTTPVGEGFRSLNVTLRQVLDLYVCLRPVRYFKGVPSPVVRPHLVDMVIFRENTEDIYAGIEWETGTAEAEKMVKFLRDEMGVKSIRFPVTASIGIKPISIEGSERLIRAAIRYAVEHNRRNVTLVHKGNIQKYTEGAFMRWGYALAKREFGDKVVSWEECGGKPAEGQILIKDAITDAFLQQILTRPDEFDVIPTMNLTGDLISDALAAQVGGIGIAPGGNINYDSGHALFEATHGTAPKYAGQDKVNPGSVILSGEMMLRHLGWDEAADLVIQGLEETIAQKTVTYDFERLMTGAKLLKCSEFGDAIVANM; from the coding sequence ATGGCAGACTATCTACACGTGAAGGTGCCGGAACAGGGCGAAAAGGTTACGCTTTCGGACGGCAAGCTGCAGGTTCCCGACAATCCCGTCATCCCGTTCATCGAGGGTGACGGCATCGGGGTGGACATCTGGGCGGCGGCGGTACGGGTGCTGGACGGCGCCGTGGCCAAGGCCTACGGCGGCAAGAAGGAGATCTCCTGGATGGAGGTCTACGCCGGTGAGAAGGCCGAGGCCGTCTACGGCGACGACTGCCCGCCGAGCCTGCTGCCGCAGGAGACCGTGGACGTCATCCGCGAGTACCTGGTGGCCATCAAGGGTCCGCTGACCACGCCGGTGGGCGAGGGTTTCCGGAGCCTCAACGTGACCCTGCGCCAAGTCCTCGACCTCTACGTCTGCCTCCGGCCCGTGCGCTACTTCAAGGGCGTGCCGTCGCCGGTGGTGCGGCCTCACCTGGTGGACATGGTGATCTTCCGCGAGAACACCGAGGACATCTACGCCGGCATCGAGTGGGAGACGGGCACGGCCGAGGCCGAGAAGATGGTCAAGTTCCTGCGCGACGAGATGGGGGTGAAGAGCATCCGCTTCCCGGTTACCGCCAGCATCGGCATCAAGCCCATCTCCATCGAGGGCTCGGAGCGGCTGATCCGCGCGGCCATCCGCTACGCCGTGGAGCACAACCGGCGCAACGTCACGCTGGTGCACAAGGGCAATATCCAGAAGTACACCGAGGGCGCCTTCATGCGCTGGGGCTACGCCCTCGCCAAGCGCGAGTTCGGCGACAAGGTGGTGTCGTGGGAAGAGTGCGGCGGCAAGCCCGCGGAAGGCCAGATCCTCATCAAGGACGCCATCACCGACGCCTTCCTGCAGCAGATCCTCACGCGTCCCGACGAGTTCGACGTGATCCCCACCATGAACCTCACCGGCGACCTGATCTCCGACGCGCTGGCGGCCCAGGTGGGCGGCATCGGCATCGCCCCGGGCGGCAACATCAACTACGACAGCGGCCACGCCCTGTTCGAGGCCACCCACGGCACAGCGCCCAAGTACGCCGGCCAGGACAAGGTCAACCCGGGTTCGGTGATCCTCTCCGGCGAGATGATGCTGCGACACCTGGGCTGGGACGAGGCCGCGGACCTGGTGATCCAGGGCCTCGAGGAAACCATCGCCCAGAAGACGGTCACCTACGATTTCGAGCGCCTCATGACCGGCGCCAAGCTGCTCAAGTGCTCGGAGTTCGGCGACGCCATCGTCGCGAACATGTAA
- a CDS encoding heme exporter protein CcmB — MLRQIYWLLWKDLLLEARRRDNLLSMFFFGLSLLFLFSFAFEISSENVSRMAPGLLWLAFMFSGTLALNQLFQGDRENDCLDALLLAPLDRGAYYLAKVFFNFSLMFLLELCILPLFGVLFRLDFWHLLPNVLLYTLLGTLGFSVVGVLFAAVTLRARARALLLPVLLFPLMIPVILGTVRTLQIILGAGAAAELAPWFRLLVGFDLIFITAGFLLLEWVLDG; from the coding sequence GTGCTCCGACAGATCTACTGGCTCCTGTGGAAGGACCTCCTGCTGGAGGCGCGCCGCCGCGACAACCTGTTGTCGATGTTCTTCTTCGGCCTCTCGCTGCTGTTCCTGTTCTCCTTCGCCTTCGAGATCTCCAGCGAGAACGTATCGCGCATGGCCCCCGGCCTCCTGTGGCTGGCGTTCATGTTCAGCGGCACGCTGGCCTTGAACCAGCTCTTTCAGGGGGACCGCGAGAACGACTGCCTCGACGCGCTGCTGCTGGCGCCCCTGGACCGGGGCGCCTACTACCTGGCCAAGGTTTTCTTCAACTTCTCCCTCATGTTTCTCCTGGAACTCTGCATTCTGCCGCTCTTCGGCGTCCTGTTCCGGCTGGACTTCTGGCATCTCCTGCCGAACGTATTGCTCTACACTCTGTTGGGGACGCTGGGCTTCTCCGTGGTGGGGGTCCTGTTCGCCGCCGTGACGTTGCGTGCACGCGCCCGGGCGTTACTGCTGCCGGTGCTGCTCTTCCCGCTGATGATTCCGGTGATCCTCGGCACGGTCCGCACGCTGCAGATCATCCTCGGCGCGGGCGCCGCCGCGGAACTGGCGCCCTGGTTCCGGCTCCTGGTCGGCTTCGACCTGATCTTCATCACCGCCGGCTTCCTGCTGCTGGAGTGGGTGCTGGACGGTTGA
- the ccmA gene encoding heme ABC exporter ATP-binding protein CcmA, producing MRMDSVSKVYGFLWALRDVRLEIGAGEWVGLLGANGAGKTTLLRLLAALAYPTAGAVELFGQNLPYGNSPLRRSIGFMASGAHLYDSLTVSENLRFFVSLYRNDVGADERTTVLDEVGLHAKRDEYVSALSLGMRCRLAIAKWRLVRPRLLLVDEPYGSLDPSGVDVLNRFLESTCAAGGIVVLATHDVPRLLERCTRAVMLDQGRIVFDESRRDPWDSFHRAFDALQSQDSGGPR from the coding sequence GTGCGCATGGACAGCGTGTCGAAGGTTTACGGGTTTCTCTGGGCGCTCCGCGACGTGCGTCTGGAGATCGGCGCCGGGGAATGGGTCGGCCTCTTGGGCGCCAACGGCGCCGGCAAGACGACGCTGCTCAGACTCCTCGCCGCGCTCGCCTACCCCACCGCCGGCGCCGTGGAACTGTTCGGGCAAAACCTCCCCTACGGGAACTCCCCGTTGCGCCGCTCCATCGGGTTCATGGCCTCCGGTGCGCACCTCTACGACAGCCTCACCGTGAGCGAGAACCTCCGCTTCTTCGTCTCGCTTTACCGCAACGACGTCGGCGCCGACGAGAGGACCACGGTCCTGGACGAGGTGGGCCTGCACGCGAAGCGGGACGAGTACGTCTCGGCCCTGTCCCTGGGCATGCGCTGCCGGCTCGCCATCGCCAAGTGGCGCTTGGTGCGGCCACGGCTGCTGCTGGTGGACGAACCCTACGGCTCGCTGGACCCGTCCGGGGTGGACGTGCTCAACCGCTTCCTCGAATCCACCTGCGCGGCGGGCGGCATCGTCGTGCTTGCGACCCACGACGTGCCCCGGCTTCTCGAACGCTGCACCCGGGCGGTGATGCTCGACCAGGGACGGATCGTCTTCGACGAATCCCGGCGGGACCCCTGGGACAGCTTCCACCGCGCCTTCGACGCGCTTCAGTCGCAGGACTCCGGCGGCCCCCGTTGA
- the mdh gene encoding malate dehydrogenase: MSRRKIALIGGGNIGGTMAHLCAMKKLGDVVLFDVIDGLPQGKALDLLQSAPVEGFDADIVGTTSYEDIVGADVCIITAGIARKPGMSRDDLLGTNAKIMSSVSENIKKYAPDAFVIVITNPLDAMVTLCQRVTGFPKNQVVGQSGILDSSRYRTFLAQELNRSVDSVSAMVLGGHGDDMVPVRSACQVGGVPVERLIASERLDEIEQRVRMAGGEIVALLKTGSAFYAPASAAVRMAEAYLLDKKEVLPCAALLEGEYGVQGYYFCVPVLIGAGGVEQVIEIGLSSGEKAQFDESLSHVQEIVGAMDRVLAQA, translated from the coding sequence ATTTCGAGACGCAAGATCGCACTCATCGGGGGCGGCAACATCGGCGGCACCATGGCGCACCTGTGCGCCATGAAGAAGCTGGGCGACGTGGTGCTCTTCGACGTCATCGACGGGCTGCCCCAGGGCAAGGCGCTGGACCTGCTTCAGTCCGCGCCCGTGGAGGGTTTTGACGCCGACATCGTCGGTACCACCAGCTACGAGGACATCGTCGGCGCCGACGTGTGCATCATCACCGCCGGCATCGCGCGCAAGCCGGGCATGAGCCGGGACGACCTCCTGGGCACCAACGCCAAGATCATGTCGTCGGTGTCGGAGAACATCAAGAAGTACGCTCCCGACGCCTTCGTCATCGTCATCACCAACCCGCTGGACGCCATGGTGACCCTGTGCCAGCGGGTCACCGGCTTCCCCAAGAACCAAGTGGTGGGGCAGTCGGGAATCCTGGATTCCTCGCGCTACCGCACCTTTCTCGCCCAGGAACTGAACCGCTCGGTGGACAGTGTTTCCGCCATGGTGCTGGGCGGCCACGGCGACGACATGGTGCCGGTGCGGAGCGCCTGCCAGGTGGGCGGCGTGCCCGTGGAACGGCTCATCGCATCCGAGCGGCTGGACGAGATCGAGCAGCGCGTGCGCATGGCCGGAGGCGAGATCGTCGCGCTCCTGAAGACCGGCTCGGCGTTCTACGCACCGGCGTCGGCCGCGGTGCGCATGGCCGAGGCCTACCTGCTCGACAAGAAGGAAGTGCTGCCGTGCGCCGCCCTGCTCGAAGGCGAGTACGGCGTCCAGGGCTACTACTTCTGCGTGCCGGTGTTGATCGGCGCCGGCGGCGTGGAGCAGGTCATCGAGATCGGCCTCTCGTCCGGCGAGAAGGCCCAGTTCGACGAGTCCCTGTCCCACGTGCAGGAGATCGTGGGCGCCATGGACCGGGTGCTGGCACAGGCCTAA